A region of Streptomyces sp. NBC_01264 DNA encodes the following proteins:
- a CDS encoding ArsR/SmtB family transcription factor: MSEEHPGADAAVDQVLVALADPTRRRLLGLLAAHGEVTATTLAEGLPVSRQAVVKHLAVLDAAGLVSGSRVGREVRYTVRPAALDATARWMATLAADWDRRLAAVKRIAEAAERDAP; this comes from the coding sequence GTGAGCGAGGAACACCCCGGCGCCGACGCGGCGGTCGATCAGGTCCTCGTCGCACTGGCCGACCCGACCCGCCGCAGACTGCTCGGCCTGCTCGCCGCACACGGCGAGGTCACCGCGACCACGCTCGCCGAGGGACTGCCCGTCTCCCGGCAGGCGGTGGTCAAGCACCTCGCCGTCCTGGACGCGGCCGGGCTGGTGTCCGGCAGCCGGGTCGGACGCGAGGTCCGCTACACCGTGCGGCCCGCGGCCCTCGACGCCACGGCCCGGTGGATGGCCACCCTCGCCGCCGACTGGGACCGGCGGCTGGCAGCCGTCAAACGGATCGCCGAGGCGGCGGAACGGGATGCGCCCTAG
- a CDS encoding rhodanese-like domain-containing protein, whose amino-acid sequence MSVTVPSTVPSTVSTEITGAETASAVLSVPAAAPAVAAAHYAARLAFEADVSDVRADLLAGVPGLVVVDSRSEAAWDQGHIPGALHLPTARIAELAPSLIDPALTVVTYCWGPGCNGATRAALAFARLGYQVKEMLGGFEYWVREGFAFETAQGTDQRAIDDLTAPRSGISCAC is encoded by the coding sequence ATGTCCGTGACCGTCCCGTCCACCGTCCCGTCCACCGTCTCCACCGAGATCACAGGCGCGGAGACCGCCAGTGCCGTCCTCTCCGTCCCGGCCGCCGCTCCGGCTGTGGCGGCCGCCCACTACGCCGCCCGGCTCGCCTTCGAGGCGGACGTCTCGGACGTACGGGCCGACCTGCTCGCCGGTGTCCCCGGCCTGGTGGTGGTCGACTCCCGCAGTGAGGCGGCCTGGGACCAGGGGCACATCCCGGGGGCGCTGCACCTTCCGACGGCGCGGATCGCGGAGCTGGCGCCTTCGCTGATCGACCCGGCGCTGACGGTGGTCACGTACTGCTGGGGCCCCGGCTGCAACGGCGCCACGCGGGCGGCGCTGGCCTTCGCCCGCCTGGGCTACCAGGTGAAGGAGATGCTCGGCGGGTTCGAGTACTGGGTCCGCGAGGGCTTCGCCTTCGAGACCGCCCAGGGCACCGACCAGCGCGCGATCGACGATCTGACCGCTCCGCGCTCGGGCATCTCCTGCGCCTGCTGA
- a CDS encoding cellulose binding domain-containing protein, whose amino-acid sequence MGSTTGHRRRTSKKAKAAGGTAVAVLIAAAAFSFTGTAQASSVGAVYTKSSSWSGGYTGTYVITNNKSRAQTGWTLEFDLPAGTTIASLWNGSHTVSGRHVTVKPAAWNKELAAGASVTIGFVTSASGTPGNPTACRINGAKCSADPGPTPPPGGRPTTAPTGAPTLAESAGSRCGPRPATSSAWPGS is encoded by the coding sequence ATGGGCAGCACGACCGGTCACCGGCGCAGGACGAGCAAGAAGGCGAAGGCCGCGGGCGGGACGGCGGTGGCCGTACTGATCGCGGCCGCCGCCTTCTCCTTCACGGGAACGGCCCAGGCCTCCTCGGTCGGCGCGGTGTACACGAAGTCGAGCTCCTGGAGCGGCGGTTACACCGGAACGTACGTGATCACCAACAACAAGAGCCGGGCGCAGACCGGTTGGACCCTGGAGTTCGACCTGCCCGCGGGCACGACGATCGCCTCCCTGTGGAACGGCTCCCACACGGTCAGCGGCCGCCACGTCACCGTGAAGCCGGCCGCATGGAACAAGGAACTGGCCGCGGGAGCCTCCGTCACGATCGGCTTCGTCACGAGCGCGAGCGGCACCCCGGGCAACCCGACGGCCTGCCGGATCAACGGAGCGAAGTGCTCGGCGGACCCGGGCCCCACACCCCCGCCGGGCGGCCGCCCCACCACCGCCCCCACGGGCGCCCCCACCCTCGCGGAATCGGCAGGCTCGCGATGTGGTCCGCGACCCGCGACCAGCAGTGCCTGGCCGGGGTCGTGA
- a CDS encoding class I SAM-dependent methyltransferase, producing the protein MSDWPEGTGRAGRNEPTGTGGADHGDGQESVAWSGPEGARAFASVEAATDWLLGYPFVFRALGRWVGSGSVLVDYGCGPGKVADHGARLLGAKVLGVDTSPEMLALARGTGTAVAEFHLVTDGRTACLADGSADAVMCNHVLASLPTGEAVLAVFREIRRMLRPGGPFVLLATDPACSGTEYASLRIGEAGAAYGPGDELPVRLRRTDGTWQVMPNRAWPVDFYPALLERAGFTLIVQHRPTVEEALGLPGLVDPDLAAGRGWAAERAAPPLVITTALAV; encoded by the coding sequence GTGAGCGACTGGCCAGAGGGAACCGGGCGGGCAGGACGGAACGAGCCGACCGGAACGGGCGGCGCGGACCACGGCGACGGGCAGGAGTCCGTCGCCTGGTCCGGTCCGGAGGGCGCGCGGGCCTTCGCCTCGGTGGAGGCGGCCACGGACTGGCTGCTCGGGTACCCGTTCGTCTTCCGGGCCCTGGGCCGCTGGGTCGGCAGCGGATCCGTCCTGGTGGACTACGGATGCGGGCCCGGCAAGGTCGCCGACCACGGGGCCCGGCTCCTCGGAGCGAAGGTGCTGGGCGTGGACACCTCCCCCGAGATGCTGGCGCTGGCCCGCGGCACGGGGACGGCCGTCGCCGAGTTCCACCTGGTCACGGACGGGCGTACGGCCTGCCTTGCGGACGGCAGCGCCGACGCCGTGATGTGCAACCACGTCCTGGCGTCGCTGCCCACCGGGGAAGCGGTGCTCGCGGTGTTCCGGGAGATCCGACGGATGCTGCGCCCCGGCGGCCCGTTCGTGCTGCTGGCCACCGATCCCGCGTGCAGCGGGACGGAGTACGCCTCGCTGCGCATCGGCGAGGCGGGTGCCGCGTACGGCCCGGGCGACGAGTTGCCCGTACGGCTCCGGCGTACCGACGGCACCTGGCAGGTGATGCCCAACCGCGCCTGGCCCGTGGACTTCTACCCGGCCCTGCTGGAGCGGGCCGGATTCACCCTCATCGTCCAGCACCGCCCGACGGTGGAGGAGGCCCTCGGCCTCCCCGGCCTCGTCGACCCGGACCTCGCCGCCGGCCGCGGCTGGGCGGCGGAGCGGGCCGCGCCCCCGTTGGTGATCACCACGGCGCTGGCGGTCTGA
- a CDS encoding iron chaperone, with amino-acid sequence MVQSRAEDVDAYLAEVPEGRREALARLRELCRSELPGFTEAMAYGMPVFERDGVGEIAFASQKQYVSFYLMREEVREAFEERLADHDMGKVCLRFRTPEKIDFVLLKDLLRATAAAPGKAG; translated from the coding sequence ATGGTGCAGAGCCGGGCGGAAGACGTGGACGCGTACCTCGCGGAGGTGCCCGAGGGGCGCAGGGAGGCACTGGCCCGACTGCGTGAGCTGTGCCGTAGCGAGCTGCCCGGATTCACCGAAGCGATGGCGTACGGGATGCCCGTGTTCGAACGGGACGGCGTCGGGGAGATCGCCTTCGCGAGCCAGAAGCAGTACGTCTCCTTCTACCTGATGCGCGAGGAGGTCCGCGAGGCCTTCGAGGAACGGCTCGCGGACCACGACATGGGCAAGGTCTGCCTTCGCTTCCGCACACCGGAGAAGATCGACTTCGTACTCCTGAAGGACCTGCTGCGGGCCACGGCCGCCGCTCCCGGGAAGGCCGGCTGA
- the helR gene encoding RNA polymerase recycling motor ATPase HelR has protein sequence MSALGSHGSVEAVATATSAFELPDHLSPKADPALIEGDERHFAAISHCLEQTIAELSDRLEATRRAPGGVGREAMDRDTEIHRLTSRLRTLRRFGLDLCLGHIVPADGSEPVYIGRLGLTDSEGNRLLLDWRSPAAEPFFAATHAVPMGLASRRRYRWTRGRISDYWDEVFSAEGREGRAALDDQSAFIASLGGNRSDRMRDVLATIQTDQDAIIRAGSRGALVVDGGPGTGKTVVALHRTAHLLYSDPRLGHRRGGVLFVGPSRPYLAYVSDVLPSLGEEGVQTCVLRDLVTEGAAATVEADPRVAPLKSSAGLVGAIEAAVRIYEEPPTQGITVSSHWSDLWLSPDDWAAAFAAVEPGTPHNEARDQILEELLTILMDQDDSDVSPQLLRRSLLQDRDLITTLNRAWPMLDAGELVGDLWSVPAYLRKCAPWLGPDDVSLLQRAEAQAWTVSDLPLLDAARQRLGDAEASVRKRRHEAAVAAERARRSDVIDRLLQDTEIDESQGAVGMLRGRDLQDALIDGDALPGAEPDLLAGPFAHIVVDEAQELTDAEWQMLLSRCPSRSFTIVGDRAQARHGFTESWRERLERAGLDRITMASLSVNYRTPEEVMAEAEPAIRAALPDANVPTSVRSSGIPVTHGSVADLSAVLDDWLGAQSDGVACVIAADGVDAGTYAEASRVRVLTPTLSKGLEFDLVVLLDPDTFGEGIEGAVDRYVAMTRATQRLVILTSS, from the coding sequence ATGTCAGCTCTTGGATCACATGGTTCCGTCGAGGCGGTGGCGACCGCCACCAGCGCGTTCGAGCTTCCCGACCACCTCTCCCCCAAGGCCGACCCGGCTCTCATCGAGGGCGACGAACGGCATTTCGCAGCCATCTCGCACTGCCTGGAGCAGACGATCGCCGAACTGTCCGACCGCCTGGAGGCCACGCGCAGGGCGCCCGGCGGCGTCGGCCGGGAGGCGATGGACCGCGACACGGAGATCCACCGGCTGACCAGCCGGCTGCGCACCCTGCGCCGCTTCGGGCTGGACCTGTGCCTGGGGCACATCGTCCCCGCCGACGGCTCCGAGCCCGTGTACATCGGGCGCCTCGGTCTCACCGACAGCGAGGGCAACCGGCTGCTGCTCGACTGGCGCTCCCCCGCCGCCGAACCCTTCTTCGCGGCGACCCACGCCGTCCCGATGGGGCTGGCGAGCCGCCGTAGGTACCGCTGGACCCGCGGGCGGATCAGCGACTACTGGGACGAGGTCTTCTCCGCGGAGGGACGGGAGGGGCGCGCCGCGCTCGACGACCAGTCCGCGTTCATCGCCAGCCTGGGCGGCAACCGGTCCGACCGGATGCGCGACGTGCTCGCCACCATCCAGACCGACCAGGACGCGATCATCCGGGCCGGATCCCGGGGCGCCCTCGTCGTCGACGGCGGTCCCGGCACGGGCAAGACCGTCGTCGCCCTGCACCGCACCGCCCACCTGCTCTACTCCGACCCCCGGCTGGGGCACCGTCGCGGCGGCGTGCTGTTCGTCGGCCCGAGCCGCCCCTACCTGGCCTACGTCTCGGACGTGCTGCCGAGCCTCGGCGAGGAGGGCGTACAGACCTGCGTCCTGCGCGACCTCGTCACCGAGGGAGCCGCCGCGACGGTCGAGGCCGACCCGCGCGTCGCCCCACTCAAGTCGTCCGCCGGCCTGGTGGGGGCGATCGAGGCGGCGGTGCGCATCTACGAGGAGCCCCCCACCCAGGGGATCACCGTCTCCAGCCACTGGTCCGACCTCTGGCTGAGCCCCGACGACTGGGCGGCCGCGTTCGCGGCGGTGGAACCGGGCACCCCGCACAACGAGGCGCGCGACCAGATCCTGGAGGAGCTGCTGACGATCCTGATGGACCAGGACGACAGCGACGTCTCGCCCCAGCTGCTGCGCCGTTCGCTGCTCCAGGACCGGGACCTGATCACCACCCTCAACCGTGCGTGGCCGATGCTCGACGCGGGCGAGCTCGTCGGAGACCTCTGGTCGGTGCCCGCCTACCTGCGCAAGTGCGCTCCGTGGCTCGGGCCCGATGACGTCTCCCTCCTCCAGCGCGCCGAAGCCCAGGCCTGGACCGTGTCCGACCTGCCCCTGCTGGACGCGGCCCGGCAGCGGCTCGGCGACGCCGAGGCCTCCGTGCGCAAGCGCCGGCACGAGGCCGCCGTCGCCGCCGAGCGTGCGCGCCGGTCCGACGTCATCGACCGGCTGCTCCAGGACACCGAGATCGACGAGAGCCAGGGCGCGGTGGGGATGCTGCGGGGACGGGACCTGCAGGACGCCCTGATCGACGGGGACGCGCTGCCCGGCGCCGAACCCGACCTGCTGGCGGGCCCGTTCGCGCACATCGTCGTGGACGAGGCGCAGGAACTGACCGACGCCGAATGGCAGATGCTGCTGAGCCGCTGCCCGTCGCGGAGCTTCACGATCGTCGGCGACCGCGCGCAGGCCCGGCACGGGTTCACCGAGTCCTGGCGCGAGCGGCTCGAACGGGCCGGGCTCGACCGGATCACCATGGCCTCGCTCAGCGTCAACTACCGCACCCCGGAAGAGGTCATGGCCGAGGCCGAGCCGGCCATCCGCGCCGCGCTGCCCGACGCGAACGTGCCCACCTCCGTCCGCAGCAGCGGCATCCCCGTCACGCACGGCAGCGTCGCGGACCTGTCCGCGGTCCTCGACGACTGGCTCGGCGCGCAGTCCGACGGCGTCGCCTGCGTCATCGCCGCCGATGGCGTCGACGCCGGCACGTACGCGGAGGCGTCCCGGGTCCGCGTGCTGACGCCCACCCTGTCGAAGGGCCTCGAATTCGACCTGGTCGTCCTCCTCGACCCGGACACCTTCGGCGAGGGCATCGAGGGCGCCGTCGACCGCTACGTCGCGATGACCCGGGCGACCCAGCGCCTCGTCATCCTCACGAGCTCCTGA
- a CDS encoding SRPBCC domain-containing protein, with translation MNADRIERDTLIEASLERVWSLVAEPGFWVADEGSLAGTVAREGESVVARNSEYGEFPVRVEKVDPPTYLAYRWASAFPGQELRADNSTLVEFTLSREGDKTRLRVVESGFAALAGSEELRDKALKDNTGGWPQVLDAFKKRVEQPAA, from the coding sequence ATGAACGCGGACCGGATCGAACGCGACACCTTGATCGAAGCTTCCCTGGAGCGGGTCTGGTCCCTGGTGGCCGAGCCGGGCTTCTGGGTGGCCGACGAGGGGAGCCTGGCCGGCACGGTGGCCCGGGAGGGCGAGTCGGTCGTGGCGAGGAACAGCGAGTACGGCGAGTTCCCGGTACGGGTGGAGAAGGTGGACCCCCCGACCTATCTCGCGTACCGGTGGGCCAGCGCCTTCCCCGGGCAGGAGCTGCGTGCGGACAACAGCACCCTGGTGGAGTTCACGCTGAGCCGCGAGGGCGACAAGACGCGGCTGCGCGTCGTGGAGAGCGGGTTCGCGGCCCTGGCCGGTTCCGAGGAGCTGCGCGACAAGGCGCTGAAGGACAACACCGGCGGCTGGCCGCAGGTGCTCGACGCCTTCAAGAAGCGCGTCGAACAACCGGCCGCGTGA
- a CDS encoding helix-turn-helix domain-containing protein translates to MTSEAISLHLSKPAPSHVVAVLAFDGMAPFELGVVVEVFGLARPELGDLPWYELRVCSAEPGRDLRVVGGFTLRTEDGLDALSTADTVIIPGVSPAGGAIAPALVEALLAAHARGARLVSICSGAFALAATGLLDGRRATTHWRYARTLAEQHPAIEVDADVLYVDNGDVLTSAGSAAGIDLCLYLVRADHGAAVANTVARRFVVPPHREGGQAQFIEAAVGELGPDGADDGISRSMAWALQRLYGPLSVPALARAANMSERSFLRHFTRRNGVSPIRWVVSQRISASLPLLESGEGTVDEVAAAVGFDSTATYRHHFTRQMRTTPTAYRKAFVRVTAPLAGS, encoded by the coding sequence ATGACGTCCGAGGCCATATCCCTTCACCTCTCGAAGCCGGCGCCGTCCCATGTGGTGGCCGTACTCGCCTTCGACGGCATGGCTCCCTTCGAACTGGGCGTGGTGGTCGAGGTGTTCGGCCTCGCCCGGCCCGAGCTGGGGGACCTGCCCTGGTACGAACTGCGGGTCTGTTCGGCGGAACCCGGCCGGGACCTGCGCGTGGTGGGCGGGTTCACGCTCCGCACCGAAGACGGGCTCGACGCCCTCTCCACCGCGGACACCGTGATCATCCCCGGGGTCTCCCCGGCGGGCGGCGCCATCGCGCCCGCGCTCGTCGAGGCCCTGCTCGCGGCCCATGCCCGGGGTGCGCGGCTGGTCTCCATCTGCTCGGGCGCCTTCGCACTCGCCGCGACCGGCCTCCTCGACGGCCGCCGGGCCACCACCCACTGGCGCTACGCCCGCACCCTCGCCGAGCAGCATCCCGCGATCGAGGTCGACGCGGACGTCCTCTACGTCGACAACGGCGACGTACTGACCAGCGCGGGCAGCGCCGCCGGCATCGACCTCTGCCTCTACCTGGTCCGCGCCGACCATGGGGCGGCCGTCGCCAACACCGTGGCCCGCCGCTTCGTCGTCCCGCCCCATCGCGAGGGCGGGCAGGCCCAGTTCATCGAGGCGGCGGTCGGCGAGTTGGGCCCCGACGGCGCCGACGACGGGATCTCCCGGAGCATGGCCTGGGCCCTCCAGCGGCTGTACGGCCCGCTCTCCGTCCCGGCCCTGGCCCGCGCGGCGAACATGTCCGAGCGATCCTTCCTGCGCCACTTCACCCGTCGCAACGGGGTGAGCCCGATCCGCTGGGTGGTCTCCCAGCGGATCTCGGCGAGCCTGCCGCTGCTGGAGTCGGGCGAGGGGACGGTGGACGAGGTGGCCGCGGCGGTGGGCTTCGATTCCACCGCGACGTACCGCCACCACTTCACCCGCCAGATGCGGACGACGCCGACGGCCTACCGGAAGGCGTTCGTCAGGGTCACCGCACCCCTGGCGGGATCTTGA